Proteins co-encoded in one Apis mellifera strain DH4 linkage group LG15, Amel_HAv3.1, whole genome shotgun sequence genomic window:
- the LOC409200 gene encoding uncharacterized protein DDB_G0289975 gives MSVLNQSGEDAVECPLCMEPLEVDDLNFFPCTCGYQICRFCWHRIRTDENGLCPACRKAYSENPADFKPLSMEEIARLKAEKRLKDQQRKQRVTENRKHLANVRVVQKNLVFVVGLPLRLADADILKRHEYFGKFGKIHKVVINQSTSYAGSQGPSASAYVTYQRQEDALRAIEAVNNVVMDGRTIKTSLGTTKYCSHFMRNQPCPKPDCMYLHDLGDQEASFTKEEMHQGKHQEYERKLVHSLHASHASAQRKPIPSPSVTGSIVRENGTSNSQAKEAWPSLQTGQTNSSQTNCKELSPPSQAILQQNNITNGSGTTNQQSHVSSGGSTQQQNNNNKGENMNIRRGKSNSESKAQAARNKHKNCQNKEKHSTRITSRSESSSIGTQNNVQSQINGQKDIRNFSSESNSDVLQKLGSKCKSEQQQSQSQHPQQPSSQQQSQQQQQQQQQQQNNKGSKSVQQQQQQQSQELKVNGIVQNGERRHSDSETDQQREGSTPASTISSTEDSNVNHQVEHLAESSEENSGAAILGSSPASTNSSQGANQQPPPGLHNGSQIQFNHRSIFQTDNNSFFSSNTFQKISTTTVPPTSLTANPNLNWTSTGLTSIPDSLRMVQSSEDWQTAFGFQPETTQTNHVIQKSSPSSSPGVTFNSEGFVDEEVYTNLQYTSLSEPSGTFTSSLLVNSPASKFMADFQQNSLQQRLAMQAQQNQENCEYIKQNGHATLEEVRNHKESGSDLKADDDLGFDPFHETQKALAELMENEMQIQQQRLFQQQQQREREEQNRVQHQQNIANLGQQHFPQVAHIAHLQQQAQHLQNLQVIQQSHSLLSRLPQNLLQSGTQTPPQSTVAAASLGQRSRLPPPGFPGSTPNHMNSFGLGIPRPAPTNNALSGAQPPQQNAYLPNGNPLLNSQGISKCAGDAVYTLKDWCDINNQQQQQQFHHQALHQKGGWNNFGPIADWTSIDPAIVSSSRPLPFQTTSTWQFPHVHPTHTVSHNAQQEQQNAPTQHWAMQPPPGFAAPATTGQLSNQQPSTTAQPHTKLISAGSEIENL, from the exons ATGTCAGTATTGAATCAAAGTGGGGAAGATGCAGTGGAATGTCCTTTGTGTATGGAACCACTGGAAGTGGATGATTTGAACTTCTTTCCATGCACTTGTGGATATCAAATATGTCGATTTTGCTGGCACAGAATTCGTACAGATGAAAATGGTTTATGCCCTGCCTGTCGGAAGGCCTATTCTGAAAATCCTGCCGATTTTAAACCACTTAGTATGGAAGAAATAGCAag attaaaagcagaaaaaagattaaaagatcaGCAACGTAAGCAAAGGGTTACAGAAAATCGTAAACATCTAGCAAATGTGAGAGTAGTACAAAAAAATCTAGTATTTGTAGTAGGATTACCCTTGAGACTTGCGGATGCTGAT atactaAAACGGCatgaatattttggaaaatttggcAAAATTCACAAAGTTGTAATAAATCAAAGCACTTCCTACGCAGGGTCTCAAGGTCCTAGTGCTTCGGCTTACGTTACTTATCAA cGTCAAGAGGATGCACTACGTGCTATAGAGGCTGTGAATAATGTTGTCATGGACGGGCGAACAATTAAAACGTCATTAGGAACAACAAAGTATTGTTCACATTTTATGCGTAATCAGCCTTGTCCAAAACCGGATTGTATGTATTTACATGATCTTGGGGACCAGGAGGCATCATTTACGAAGGAAGAGATGCATCAAGGCAAACATCAAGAATATGAACGAAAACTTGTGCATTCGTTACACGCATCACATGCATCTGCACAACg aaaACCAATACCATCACCATCAGTGACAGGCAGTATTGTTAGAGAGAATGGAACTTCAAATTCTCAAGCCAAAGAAGCTTGGCCATCGTTGCAAACTGGACAGACAAATa gttCACAAACAAATTGTAAAGAATTATCACCGCCATCACAAGCAATATTACAACAAAACAACATCACAAATGGAAGTGGTACAACAAATCAACAAAGTCACGTATCATCTGGTGGTTCAACACAACaacaaaacaataataataaaggtgaaaatatgaatatacggAGAGGGAAAAGTAATAGTGAAAGTAAAGCTCAGGCAGCGCggaataaacataaaaattgtcaGAACAAAGAAAAACATAGTACACGGATAACTTCTCGATCAGAATCTAGTTCTATTGGTACGCAAAATAATGTACAATCACAAATTAATGGACAAAaggatattagaaatttttcctccGAATCAAATAGTGATGTATTACAAAAATTGGGTAGTAAGTGTAAGTCGGAACAACAACAATCACAATCTCAACATCCGCAGCAGCCATCGTCTCAACAACAAtcacaacaacagcaacaacaacaacaacaacaacaaaataataaaggatCCAAATCAGttcaacaacagcaacaacaacaatctcAAGAACTTAAAGTAAATGGAATAGTGCAAAATGGAGAGCGTCGGCATTCGGATAGCGAGACAGATCAACAACGTGAAGGTAGTACACCAGCTAGTACAATTTCGAGTACGGAAGATTCAAACGTGAATCATCAAGTGGAACATTTAGCAGAATCAAGTGAGGAGAACAGTGGTGCTGCTATTTTGG GTTCCTCTCCAGCTAGCACAAACTCATCACAAGGTGCCAATCAACAGCCACCACCAGGACTGCATAATGGGTCTCAAATACAATTCAATCATCGATCAATCTTTCAGACGGACAATAATAGTTTCTTCAGTTCAAAtactttccaaaaaatttctactACCACAGTGCCACCTACTTCTTTGACAG cAAATCCAAATCTGAATTGGACAAGTACAGGCTTAACTTCTATTCCTGATTCATTAAGAATGGTTCAGTCCAGTGAAGATTGGCAAACAGCTTTTGGTTTTCAACCTGAAACTACACAAACAAATCATGTTATACAAAAATCCAGTCCTTCTAGTTCACCAGGAGTAACATTCAATTCAGAAGGTTTTGTTGATGAAGAAGTTTATactaatttacaatatacttCTTTATCAGAACCTTCTGGTACTTTTACATCAAGTTTGCTTGTTAATTCTCCTGCATCTAAATTCATGGCAGATTTTCAACAAAACTCATTACAACAAAGGCTTGCTATGCAG gcacaacaaaatcaagaaaattgtGAATACATAAAACAAAATGGTCATGCTACTTTGGAAGAAGTTCGAAATCATAAAGAATCTGGCTCAGATTTAAAAGCAGATGATGATTTAGGTTTTGATCCTTTTCATGAAACACAGAAAGCTTTGGCTGAACTTATGGAAAACGAAATGCAAATTCAACAACAAAGGTTGtttcaacaacaacaacaaagagaaagagaagaacaaAATAGGGTACAGCATCAACAGAATATTGCAAATCTTGGTCAACAACATTTTCCAcag gttGCCCACATAGCACATTTACAACAACAGGCTCAACATCTACAAAATTTACAAGTTATTCAACAGTCGCATTCCTTGCTGTCTCGTCTTccacaaaatttattacaaagtgGTACGCAAACTCCTCCTCAGAGTACTGTGGCTGCTGCTAGCTTGGGACAACGTAGTCGCCTTCCACCACCAGGTTTCCCTGGTTCTACACCAAATCACATGAATTCTTTTGGTCTTGGCATACCGCGACCAGCTCCCACGAACAATGCTCTTTCGG GAGCACAACCACCACAACAAAATGCCTATCTTCCAAATGGAAATCCCCTTTTGAATTCACAAg gtATTAGTAAATGTGCGGGAGATGCAGTATATACGCTTAAAGATTGGtgtgatattaataatcaacaacaacaacaacaatttcATCATCAAGCATTACATCAAAAAGGCGgatggaataattttggaCCTATTGCAGACTGGACTTCGATTGATCCAGCTATTGTTAGTTCTTCTAGGCCTCTTCCATTCCAAACTACTAGTACATGGCAATTTCCACATGTTCATCCTACACACACTGTATCACATAATGCGCAACAG gaaCAACAGAACGCACCAACTCAACATTGGGCAATGCAGCCACCACCAGGTTTTGCTGCACCAGCAACTACAGGACAATTGAGTAATCAACAACCAAGCACAACTGCACAGCCGCACACTAAACTTATCTCTGCAGGATCAGAAATCGAAA atCTATAA
- the LOC725889 gene encoding uncharacterized protein LOC725889 yields the protein MIVLNIMDLDMEDSLTKLNTQLNKSMVLMDTGESEIFQPKSKKSIKINTKIQPASPPITSPISRKSILKKTEKRITVKNELEQNIDNNNSSNETNHSGSSINATPTIRPHNINDLIQGENLIVETTDSTFNLDDLSDNEDIWVMDIPTTIDPRELKGQTLIFGEKSKFKINDEKYCAVNQEVKCNVTCVLHTGKIKSRYKTVNLKPKGTITVRRKLSSIPKTKPIQIENCSVPFPKNLKIRHPLFGVSYEGNVKNVQ from the exons atgattgtattaaatataatggattTAGATATGGAAGATTCGTtaactaaattaaatactCAATTGAATAAAAGTATGGTTCTAATGGATACAGGAGaaagtgaaatatttcaaccaaaaagtaaaaaatccaTAAAGATCAATACAAAAATTCAACCTGCTAGTCCACCTATTACTTCACCTATATctagaaaaagtattttaaaaaaaactgaaaaaagaattacagtaaaaaatgaattagaacaaaatatagacaataataattcttcaaatgaaACAAATCATAGTGGATCATCTATAAATGCAACGCCTACTATTAGACcacataat attaatgatttaatacaaggagaaaatttaattgtagaaACTACGGATTCTACATTTAATTTGGATGATTTATCTGATAATGAAGATATATGGGTCATGGATATTCCTACAACA aTAGATCCAAGAGAACTTAAAGgtcaaacattaatatttggagaaaaatctaaatttaagattaatgatgaaaaatattgtgcaGTGAATCAAGAAGTTAAATGTAATGTTACATGCGTACTTCATACTGGCAAAATAAAATCACGATATAAAActg ttAATTTGAAGCCAAAAGGCACAATTACAGTCAGACGAAAACTTTCAAGTATTCCAAAAACTAAACCAATACAAATAGAAAACTGCAGTGTaccatttccaaaaaatttgaaaattcgacaTCCATTATTTGGTGTAAGTTATGAAGGTAATGTTAAAAACGTgcaataa
- the LOC100577679 gene encoding origin recognition complex subunit 2 isoform X1, with translation MSTTENLRRSSRIKARVKEEKLKKNTSFSSDEDINVNSINAIENELKDVEENIQKPVELFSNDDISGEALYKFQTPSKRNAMTQKAHLCRTPININTLPTVKVVLERIDLNYKKQLKTFKKYQEVSKASVIPQKNRFELTSSESESISEPSDYIPSEDSEDETNDSENIESSDEKDKEKIKFQRPKIILHSNLLSTPKRISKKNKPSIIHKDFHMQTDEYFVTQSEKVITSDRTLEYLRNSRLTKEKLEQLLANQNYVSSQHKKNIYSLTKNYTTLFPMWYFIMEQGYTVLLYGVGSKRCLINDFHKNISYHPSLVINGFFPSLTTKDILDSIITDLLELNCSGNTIECIELIENALMKNPQDRLYLLIHNIDGIMLRSNKVQDLLSCLASIPNIRILASVDHINAPLLWDHTKHSKFNFFWWDTTTFLPYQEETSYESSLLVQQTGALALSSLHNVFLSLTSNAKSIYILLAKYQLSNNNNVNFTGMAFKDLYRAAREGFLVSSDLALRAQLTEFIDHKLVKIKRNIDSVEHLMIPLNNGLLKQFLDEHDV, from the exons ATGTCTACTACTGAAAATTTACGACGATCTTCTCGAATAAAAGCTCGTGTTAAAG aagaaaaattaaaaaaaaatacttcattTAGTTCTGATGaagatattaatgtaaattcaataaatgcaATAGAAAATGAGCTTAAGGatgtagaagaaaatatacaaaaaccagttg aattattttcaaatgatgATATTAGCGGAGaagcattatataaatttcaaacaccTAGTAAACGAAATGCCATGACACAAAAAGCACATTTATGTCGTACacctattaatattaatacattaccTACAGTTAAAGTAGTTCTTGAaagaatagatttaaattataaaaaacaattgaaaacttttaaaaaatatcaagaagtTTCAAAAG ctTCTGTTATCCctcaaaaaaatagatttgaattaaCCTCAAGTGAAAGTGAAAGTATATCAGAACCTAGTGATTATATTCCTTCTGAAGATAGTGAAGATGAAACGAATGATAGTGAGAATATAGAATCTAGTGATGAaaaggataaagaaaaaataaaatttcaaagaccaaaaattatattgcattcaaatttattaagtacACCAAAAAGAAtaagtaagaaaaataagcCTTCAATTATTCATAAGGATTTT CATATGCAAACtgatgaatattttgtaacacAATCAGAAAAAGTAATTACATCAGATCGAACATTAGAATATTTACGTAATTCTCGTttgacaaaagaaaaattggaacaatTATTAGCAAATCAAAATTATGTGTCTTCACagcataaaaagaatatttattcattaactaaaaattatacaacattATTTCCTATGTGGTATTTTATTATGGA acAAGGTTATACTGTATTACTTTATGGTGTGGGTTCAAAAAgatgtttaattaatgattttcataaaaatatatcttatcatCCATCTCTAGTAATAAATGGGTTTTTTCCTAGTTTAACTACAAAAGAT atactgGATAGCATAATTACTGATCTATTGGAATTAAATTGTTCTGGTAATACAATTGAATGTATAGAACTTATTGAAAATGCTTTGATGAAAAATCCACAAGAtagactttatttattaatacataatatagaCGGTATAATGTTACGTTCTAATAAAGTTCAAGATTTATTGTCTTGTCTTGCAAGTATaccaaatattagaattttagcATCAGTTGATCATATCAATGCCCCACTtt tatggGATCATACAAaacattctaaatttaatttcttttggtGGGACACAACAACATTTTTACCATATCAAGAAGAAACATCTTATGAAAGTTCACTTTTGGTTCAGCAAACTGGTGCTCTTGCTTTGTCATCTCTTCataatgtttttctttctttaacttCAAATgctaaatcaatttatatattacttgcTAAATATCAGTTGAGcaacaataataatgttaattttactg gAATGGCATTTAAAGATCTTTATCGAGCTGCTCGTGAAGGTTTTCTTGTAAGTTCGGATTTGGCTTTACGAGCACAATTAACTGAATTTATAGATCATAAactagtaaaaataaaacgcaATATTGATAGTGTCGAACACCTTATGATTCCATTAAATAATGGACTTTTAAAACAGTTCCTTGATGAACATGATGTGTGA
- the LOC100577679 gene encoding origin recognition complex subunit 2 isoform X2 yields MTQKAHLCRTPININTLPTVKVVLERIDLNYKKQLKTFKKYQEVSKASVIPQKNRFELTSSESESISEPSDYIPSEDSEDETNDSENIESSDEKDKEKIKFQRPKIILHSNLLSTPKRISKKNKPSIIHKDFHMQTDEYFVTQSEKVITSDRTLEYLRNSRLTKEKLEQLLANQNYVSSQHKKNIYSLTKNYTTLFPMWYFIMEQGYTVLLYGVGSKRCLINDFHKNISYHPSLVINGFFPSLTTKDILDSIITDLLELNCSGNTIECIELIENALMKNPQDRLYLLIHNIDGIMLRSNKVQDLLSCLASIPNIRILASVDHINAPLLWDHTKHSKFNFFWWDTTTFLPYQEETSYESSLLVQQTGALALSSLHNVFLSLTSNAKSIYILLAKYQLSNNNNVNFTGMAFKDLYRAAREGFLVSSDLALRAQLTEFIDHKLVKIKRNIDSVEHLMIPLNNGLLKQFLDEHDV; encoded by the exons ATGACACAAAAAGCACATTTATGTCGTACacctattaatattaatacattaccTACAGTTAAAGTAGTTCTTGAaagaatagatttaaattataaaaaacaattgaaaacttttaaaaaatatcaagaagtTTCAAAAG ctTCTGTTATCCctcaaaaaaatagatttgaattaaCCTCAAGTGAAAGTGAAAGTATATCAGAACCTAGTGATTATATTCCTTCTGAAGATAGTGAAGATGAAACGAATGATAGTGAGAATATAGAATCTAGTGATGAaaaggataaagaaaaaataaaatttcaaagaccaaaaattatattgcattcaaatttattaagtacACCAAAAAGAAtaagtaagaaaaataagcCTTCAATTATTCATAAGGATTTT CATATGCAAACtgatgaatattttgtaacacAATCAGAAAAAGTAATTACATCAGATCGAACATTAGAATATTTACGTAATTCTCGTttgacaaaagaaaaattggaacaatTATTAGCAAATCAAAATTATGTGTCTTCACagcataaaaagaatatttattcattaactaaaaattatacaacattATTTCCTATGTGGTATTTTATTATGGA acAAGGTTATACTGTATTACTTTATGGTGTGGGTTCAAAAAgatgtttaattaatgattttcataaaaatatatcttatcatCCATCTCTAGTAATAAATGGGTTTTTTCCTAGTTTAACTACAAAAGAT atactgGATAGCATAATTACTGATCTATTGGAATTAAATTGTTCTGGTAATACAATTGAATGTATAGAACTTATTGAAAATGCTTTGATGAAAAATCCACAAGAtagactttatttattaatacataatatagaCGGTATAATGTTACGTTCTAATAAAGTTCAAGATTTATTGTCTTGTCTTGCAAGTATaccaaatattagaattttagcATCAGTTGATCATATCAATGCCCCACTtt tatggGATCATACAAaacattctaaatttaatttcttttggtGGGACACAACAACATTTTTACCATATCAAGAAGAAACATCTTATGAAAGTTCACTTTTGGTTCAGCAAACTGGTGCTCTTGCTTTGTCATCTCTTCataatgtttttctttctttaacttCAAATgctaaatcaatttatatattacttgcTAAATATCAGTTGAGcaacaataataatgttaattttactg gAATGGCATTTAAAGATCTTTATCGAGCTGCTCGTGAAGGTTTTCTTGTAAGTTCGGATTTGGCTTTACGAGCACAATTAACTGAATTTATAGATCATAAactagtaaaaataaaacgcaATATTGATAGTGTCGAACACCTTATGATTCCATTAAATAATGGACTTTTAAAACAGTTCCTTGATGAACATGATGTGTGA